ACTTTTTTAATTGCCTCTTGAATTGCTTTGTTTGTTGCCTCTTCATCGTAAACAAAGTTCGGTTCAATAAACTTTCTTGAAATCCATAAAGTTAGGGTTTTCTCTGCATCCGAAAGTTTTAAAGAATTAATGTCCTTATTGATTGTATCAAAAGCATCATTTATCTCAGAATCTCTTATCCCTTTTTTATAAAGATTGTTAAACTCGTTTAATAAAAAATTTTTTATGAAAAGCAATCTGTCTTTGCTTAACTCAAGGACATAATTTGCAAGTTCTGAATCGTTGTCAAAAATTTGCTTTAAAGAAGCTACCTTTTCATTTTTTGTTTTTGAGGAATCCTCTTTTATAGCAAGTATTTCATTAAATAAGTTAACTATCCTGTTTTGAACTTTAATCTCTACATTTGAATCATATGTGTATAACGGCATGACTGATTTTTTTGCATTTTCTATTGCCTGAGCGGTTTTTGCTTCATCAATATATGATATAGTCGCAGGAACGATTATATCCTGTGGAGCTGGCTCATTAACGGCAATATTTATTTGGTTTCTGATAGATAAGAATAGTAAAAGATAATTTAAAGTAAGAAAGAATACAAGGAGCACAGCAAAAAGCTTCTTCTCAAGGGTTATAGAGACAAATGTTTCCTTAAGCCCCGTTGCTATTCTTCGTTTTATTTTCAAATTTTTCATAAGCATTGATAATTTTTTGGACAAGGGTGTGCCTTACAATATCATTTATATCAAGAAAAACAAACTCAATTCCTTCGACATTTCTCAGAATATCAATTGCAACCTCCAATCCATTTCGCCCCTGGCTTGCAAGTAAGTCGCTTTGCGTTAAGTCTCCAGTTATAACCATCTTAGAGCCTATTCCAAGTCTTGTAAGAAACATTTTCATTTGAGAAAATGTTGTATTTTGTGCTTCGTCCATAATTATAAAAGCGTCATTAAGAGTTCTTCCTCTCATAAAAGCAAGAGGTGCTATTTCTATTGTTTTATTGTTGATGAGTTTTTGAGTTTTTTCCTGTCCCAAGAATTCGAAAAGAGCATCGTATATTGGTCTAAAATATGGATCAACTTTTTGTTGAATGTCTCCCGGTAAGTACCCTATTTTTTCTCCTACCTCAACAACAGGTCTTGTAAGTATTATTCGAGAAACTTTATTTGAAAGAAGATACTTAACTGCAATTGCAACTGACAAATAGGTCTTTCCGGTTCCTGCTGGTCCTATTACAAAGGTGATATCGCTTTTGTTTACTGCCTCTATAAATTTTTTCTGTCCAAGTGTCTTAGGGGTTATACCCCTTCCTTTTATGTCTTCGATAATTTGGCTTTCGGGAAGTTCTTTAAGGAAATTCCCGTCTTTTATTTTTGTTGAATAAATTACCTCTTGAATGGAAAATGGATATTTCTTCTCTACAAGTTGTTCTATTTCTTTTAGAATCTTTTTCGTTAATTGAACATTCTCTTTTTCGCCACTTATATATAATTTTTCGTCCCTCAGGGTAATCTTTACATTTAAATTTTTTTCGATTACCCTGAAGTTTTCATCTAATACACCAGTAACCTTTAATATATTCTTAGGGTTCTTTAGTCGTATTACTTCGGTTTCTTCTCCCATTATCTATTATAGAATAGCAGAAAATGGGGGAATTTCAAATAGTCATTTTAGTTTGTTTATTACTTCGTTTGCAATAATAGTGAATGCTTCTTTTACTTCACTATTACCCTCTATGTAGAAAGAAGGAATGCCTACGTCTCCGCCTTCTCTTACCTGCACCTCGAGAGGGACGCTTCCGAGGAACGGCACACCCGCTGATTCTGCAAGCTTCTTACCTCCCCCCGCTCCGAAGATTTCCGTTTTTGCTCCACAGTGTGGACACTTAAAATATGCCATATTCTCAATTACTCCAAGTACTTCTATATTCATTTGCTTAAACATATTTAATGCTTTAGATGCATCAAGTACCGATACACTTTGTGGTGTTGTAACGATTATGCCGTAATGTGTTGGTAAAGTTTGAGCAACTGTAAGTGCAACGTCTCCTGTTCCTGGAGGTAAATCAATTAAAAGAAAGTCCAACTCTCCCCACTCAACATCCTCGTATAATTGTTCCAAAGCCTTAGTTACAAGTGGTCCCCTCCATATA
The genomic region above belongs to Caldisericum sp. and contains:
- a CDS encoding PhoH family protein, whose product is MGEETEVIRLKNPKNILKVTGVLDENFRVIEKNLNVKITLRDEKLYISGEKENVQLTKKILKEIEQLVEKKYPFSIQEVIYSTKIKDGNFLKELPESQIIEDIKGRGITPKTLGQKKFIEAVNKSDITFVIGPAGTGKTYLSVAIAVKYLLSNKVSRIILTRPVVEVGEKIGYLPGDIQQKVDPYFRPIYDALFEFLGQEKTQKLINNKTIEIAPLAFMRGRTLNDAFIIMDEAQNTTFSQMKMFLTRLGIGSKMVITGDLTQSDLLASQGRNGLEVAIDILRNVEGIEFVFLDINDIVRHTLVQKIINAYEKFENKTKNSNGA